ACAAAGGCAAGCTGATGTAGGATGAGAGTGgcagaatatttttttgataatagatgaaCATAACAGGGAGGAATAGAAGATAGTAACTGAAAGATAATAGGAAAACAAATGGGTAATTACTAGACTCGCTCAGGCTCAAGGCGAACATTCCTAGGATGAAGGCCTCGCACCACCCACAAACAAGGTGGGAAAGAACTCAATTCATCTTTTTTCATTGATCCATTACATGTTCTAGCCCGTTTTATAGGCTCAAGTACAAAGATTAAAAGGAAATTacagaaataagaaaaattacaatcacatcaaatcaaatatacaaTCTATTCTTTCCTTCgaagaagataatattcttgAGGGACAACCTTCCATTCTTGATGATATTATTGATTGATAGACTTTCATCTTTGTAGAAATGAATATTTAAGATCTCCAATTAAGATTTGCAATCTTCAATCAAtaatgaatttgatttcttctacttttcctgtatttatttcctttttcttttccttgcaTAGATGTTGCCATATGACAATTTATGACAAATGCAAAATATCTcaaaactaataaaatttattcaaataacaTATAAACCAAATTGCTCCTGCATCACATGCTAACTGATGACTCTTCAACTTCAAGGCATGTCTACTGATAAATAAAATTCTGCTTGATATATTTATTCTAGTTCTTTTCATGTCTACATAATTTGCTTTTGCTTGGTCTTCTACCTAATAAAATTTCAGGCCCTTAGATGCATAACAGAACTAAGTTGAAGTCTGCTAATGAAGACAAATCTCCTAAGGTCAACTGGTGCAATCATGCATCTGCTTTTGAGGATTTTTCCTGTCAAGACAAATTTTTGAGCTCAGGTTTTTTGTTCTCTTTACCGACACAAAAACCTCAAACCCAGAAAAATGTTGATCAGATGTTGTGTACAAGGTATGACTGTTCTAAAAGATTTTGCTGCTTTTCTGTTTGACTTGTCTGCAGAACATATATCTTTTTGCTCAATATCTTAAAGATGCTTGAAAAGACATCATATATGAATGTGTGATGGCAATAACAGATTTTTCAGAAGGTGCCTTTAACCAATGATTTCAGGGTCGAAAAGTCagaaaaaggtaaaataaaaagaaaatatcctTTCAATGGCTCATACTAGATTGCTTTCATACTGAAGCAAATAGACTTCTCAGGCTGTCTCTGTAGATCATATTTTGCCTGTCAGAAACAAAAAGATACTGCTATGTATTGAAATTGATGGAAAATTGGATCCTTTCAGGCTCCATGAATCACTTTGATTGCACTGAAAATCTACTCTAGTAAGTGCTAAAAACATGTACTAGTAGTTGTAGGCCAGGTTCTTTCAGTCTATTTAATCGTCTTCTTTCATTTTTCTCGAACTTCTATTAAAttgttatgataaaaatcagagatAAAAAAATCTATGTAGGCATAGTTTGCTAGATCATTTTATGTGCTTTCTGTTAGCAACACGAAACATGTACTCATTCTGACTggatttttattcttaaatatgaACTATCAGGTCTATTGCTTGTGAAGTTCATGGAAGCGAGAGGCTACAATTGTTACAAGTTGAGAAGGTATGCTTGAGTATGATGATTAGAGAGGTTTCTTCTTCTGAGTATGAATAATCAGTTTGAATTGTTGAAGTTGAACCGATTCTTCTGCTTTACACTTAAAATTTGTTACCATTTGAGCTTAAACTAGGACAAAGGATAGATGAATAAATGGTAGTGGTTTGTCCTAGAATTAGCTTGTATGTTCTTTCTTTTATGTTATTCTGATATGTTGGTCAGTTTTCTTATGCTGGAAAGTGTGGCAACTGGATGTACTATTCTTTTGATCTGTGAATTGAATCATTTGTCAGGCCTGGAAAGCTCTTTCGAGCATGCAACTGGCTTGCAGGAATTACTTGATACCTGGTTTAACTGCTCCAGTACAGAACCATAACAAAGATCATCTTCGAGCTCCATTTACTGACTCATCCAACACTGTTAAGAATGTGGATACTTCCCAAGTATTTAAAGGTCCATTCCATGAAAATATGCCTTCTCATGTCAATTACAGTTCACATTCTAGATCATACCCTCAATATGATTCACCACATTATGCAACAGACTCATTGCTAAAAAGTACTTACGATAAGAACAATAATGTAGCTTCAGAAATGGCACAAGAAACTGGAGCACAAATGCAGAGCTCTGCCACTCATCGGGTTATTGATGACCATGAGCTTGTGTGTACTGCTGCTGATAATCTTGCTGATGACAAGTTTTTAGATGCTCTTGATGATGATGAAATATTGGAGGTAGGATTTATGATTGTTGTTGTTCAGGCGGTTCTTGCCTAAAATCAATTTACATATGGTTGTTGGCATGAAACTTACATTTCATTAGATTATGTAACACAGAGTATTGATGTTGACCAAATAGTTATGGAACACTATCAAGTAACTGCCACACCAGaaggatttatgtctaaacaaacACCTTTTACCCCAGTTTCCAGTAGAAGTTGTACGGTAATCCCTGATGAAAACATGTTGCCACCAGAACTACATGAATCATGTATTCATGGCTCCAAGGTATGCTTTtcaatgttatttatttatttattttgctagcaatcaccacattcttcatggtATAGCCAAACGTGCAGCTAGCTCTGTGTCCAGAAGCTGCAATTCATCTGCAAGAGATGAAGGATCAGCTCATTGCTGTATCAAATGAACTTCTTGATAATGCTACTGAGCTCAGTCCTCAGGACTGTGAAAATCTTCGTCAAAAGCGGTTTGTCCTTGTATGAGTGTTGTTCTATCACTTTGTTATGTGAGAAGTCTTTTCTCACAAGTCAATAAATTTTTATGTCAGGTTATATCTGAATAAGAAGATCCAGCTGCTTGAGAAGTACCTTTGCAGTCTAAATCAAGATGAAGAAAGACAGAGATCACATTCTATGGCATCATCAACTACTGCAAGGGGTTTTGGACCTGAGAACCCCACAAACAAATATATGATAGATCCTATTAGGTTTAACACCCAGGTTCATCTAAGAAATGAAACAGGGAACTGTATGATGTGGAGCTCACCTGCCCCATCCCACTATACAGATAGGTTTGATGCTGCACCCTTGGAAAGAGAAGTGTTTGCTCCAAAGCTTCAGAACATTAATTACGTTGAAGGATCTGGAGATATAAAGTGGAAAAGTTTAGATTTTCCATGGACCAAGAAACTCGAGGTGATTTCTGTTGCCTGATATGGCCTTTCATCTTCATTTCTTTTTGGTTAATAGTAATTTATTACTTCTTTCCAGGCCAACAACAGAAAAGTTTTTGGAAATCACTCATTTCGTCCTAATCAAAGAGAGGTGATTAATGCAACAATGAGTGGATGTGATGTCTTTGTTTTAATGCCAACTGGTGGTGGGAAGAGCCTGACGTACCAGGTACACGTTCCATTGAGGACTTTATCTACTTCATTTTGAAGGTGGTGTTTCCCCTGTTTAGCATATTCAAACATTCAGTTCATTTTTTTTAACCTTCATCTTTGTGGCAATGatcatttaagcaagcaatacacATTTGCAGTTTTACTGTTTACAGTCCCTTATGTCTTGAACCATCAAACACATAAATGAGTATTATTTTGGCAATTTTATTAGAGGTACTGGATAGTTGAATTTTAGAGACATCCTAAATGTCATTTCCGAAAGAAACATTCTAAATGTCATTTTCCAAAAGAAAGGCAAAACGTCTTTATAGAAGCTCATATATAGCATAGAGAGCAAGAACACTATCAGCTGTTTTGAATAttacttacagaagttttcttgcAGCTTCCTGCTCTCATCAGCCCTGGAATAACATTAGTAGTTTCACCGCTTGTCTCACTCATCCAAGATCAGATTATGCATTTGTTGCAGGTTCTATAaacaatttggatttttttttcttctcaaggAAATACCATAGGGTATCAACTGAGTTGTTCCACATTTCCATTTTGATCAGGCAAACATTCCCGCTACTTATCTTAGTGCCAGTATGGAATGGGTTGAACAACAGGAGATTTTTCGAGAATTGATGTCTGGTTCTTGCAGATACAAGCTGCTGTATGTCACTCCAGAAAAAATTGCTAAGTGAGTCTTTTCTGCGCATGACTAGGATTATCATACAAATATCATATGTTATAATATTATTCAACTGTTGCATGGTCTTTAGTTCAGGTAAGACTACCAATGGCATTTCTACTTGAATGCTTTTATGTCCAGCATCATGGCATCCAACTAAGAAAATTACAAATGATAAGAAGAAATTTGACTTGTGATTTTGTCCTCAATGGAGTTCAAAGGTGGAAAAAATTTCATTCAGCTGACCACAAATATTTGGGACGTTACATCTTGTTGAATGAATGACGAAAATACAGTTGTTCTTGAAGTCATTTGACATCCAAGACTTGTTCTTGAATTTTCATCCCAACAAAAGGCCTGAGGTGAAGCTGGTACTAACCTGTAAGGGCCTGAAAATCAAGATAATGAAAAGACATTCTGATCAAACAAATAAATTCTAGGAGAtgcaaatatacaagtttgtttcCAACACGTCAAGCTGCATGTGGACCGTGGATTCAAAGCTCATATGTGATTTGACAATGCAGAATCGAATTGATGTAGCATGAATGTCAATTATTCTTATATTAGGTCTAATCTGAAGCCAGGTCTATTAACATGtatttttttcattcttttagCATTTTAAAGTTTATTCTGTATGGACAATAGTTTGGAGTGTTTTGAGTTATTTTTCATGTAATCTTTCTTTAACAAAGTTCAGAGGAGGTGCCTATGAATTGCATTTAAGTTAATAGCATGTCCTGTTGTTTTGATACATTTTATTCTTCCtgtttttctttgttctttctgCTTTTTTGTCTACCCATGTTCTACCTGCTATCAATGGGGCTTTCCCCCGCGTGCAATATGGTTGTCTTTTGATGCTACAAGGTTTTCTTAAGTTGCATAGATTAAATAGCCTACTAATACTGAAGCTATTTCATCAAGTTCTGTGTTTGTCGAAAACAAAATTTTGCTTATTTGGGTAAGATGCTTTATCTTTAGAAAATCACATGGTAGATGTGAGATATAGTTAGGAGGTGTAAAACTGTAAATAATCCTAGGATTCAATTTGAAACTAATTGACTTGTACTTGCCAGTTCTCTTGGTTAgataattttatgatatgaaaTATGTTTAATCTCAGGAGTGATGTTTTATTGAGACACCTGGATTCTCTACATTCTCGGGGTTCACTTGCTAGAATTGTTATTGATGAAGCTCATTGTATAAGCCAGTGGGGGCATGATTTTAGGCCCGATTATCAGGTTGTGCAAAGAATCCTTATTTCAACATCTTTTTAACTCGTTCACTTGGTTTAGTCTGATTTCATTGTTCATTTGCCAGGGTCTTGGAATTTTGAAGCAGAAGTTTCCAAAAGTCCCAGTGCTAGCTTTGACTGCTACAGCAACTGTCAGTGTAAAGGAAGATGTTGTACAAGCTCTTGGGCTTGTGAACTGCATTGTTTTTCGACAGAGTTTCAATCGTCCAAACTTGTGGTCAGTGCCACTGAACTACATATCAATTGTGACTTTGATTTGGCTCATCTGTTTCATTTTGCAGGTACTGTGTAATACCCAAGACAAAGAAGTGTTTGGAGGACATTGACAAATTCATCAAAGAAAATCATTTTGATGATTGTGGCATCATCTACTGTCTCTCAAGAATGGACTGTGAAAAAGTGGCTGAAAAGCTACAGGTTTTTCTTTTGAATTATATGCTATGACATTCTAGAAATTTTGTCATGGGAAAACCAAATCTTCTCTGATTTGTTGAcacttttgttcttttttctatTGTTTGACTACTTTGTGTATTCACACCAACTTCTTTTGTCAAAAATCAAATCACATATATGCAATTTTATTGCTTTTATTTGGGTCCCAATGCTTCTTGAATACCATTGTCTTggactttgtttttcttttaaaatCCACAAACCAGTTATTCTCCAGCAATGAAACTTTGGAGTTTGGATCACATCTTCTAAATGCAAGTTGCATTTTCAGTCTAATCCTTGTAATATACTTTTCTAATGGGATTTGAGTAGATgtcggtatcaaaacatttaaattGCTATCAGGAAATGGGATATGGTTGTGTACCATATATATCCAACCAGATAGCAAGGAATAGAACTTGTGGGTCTCTTAGAATAATGTCAAGAGATGGAAAAAAATGCTAGTACACATAATGATGTTTAAGGTTATGTGAAAGAAGTTGTCTAAGTTTTGGGCATAGAAGTTCATGCATTTTGTCAGAAAATATGTATGCTATTAATGATGCATTAACCATATAGAGGATGAATTTTATTAAGAGGAGCCTATTTATGAGAACAT
The window above is part of the Musa acuminata AAA Group cultivar baxijiao chromosome BXJ2-6, Cavendish_Baxijiao_AAA, whole genome shotgun sequence genome. Proteins encoded here:
- the LOC103988081 gene encoding ATP-dependent DNA helicase Q-like 4A isoform X1, producing MHNRTKLKSANEDKSPKVNWCNHASAFEDFSCQDKFLSSGFLFSLPTQKPQTQKNVDQMLCTRSIACEVHGSERLQLLQVEKAWKALSSMQLACRNYLIPGLTAPVQNHNKDHLRAPFTDSSNTVKNVDTSQVFKASEMAQETGAQMQSSATHRVIDDHELVCTAADNLADDKFLDALDDDEILESIDVDQIVMEHYQVTATPEGFMSKQTPFTPVSSRSCTVIPDENMLPPELHESCIHGSKLALCPEAAIHLQEMKDQLIAVSNELLDNATELSPQDCENLRQKRLYLNKKIQLLEKYLCSLNQDEERQRSHSMASSTTARGFGPENPTNKYMIDPIRFNTQVHLRNETGNCMMWSSPAPSHYTDRFDAAPLEREVFAPKLQNINYVEGSGDIKWKSLDFPWTKKLEANNRKVFGNHSFRPNQREVINATMSGCDVFVLMPTGGGKSLTYQLPALISPGITLVVSPLVSLIQDQIMHLLQANIPATYLSASMEWVEQQEIFRELMSGSCRYKLLYVTPEKIAKSDVLLRHLDSLHSRGSLARIVIDEAHCISQWGHDFRPDYQGLGILKQKFPKVPVLALTATATVSVKEDVVQALGLVNCIVFRQSFNRPNLWYCVIPKTKKCLEDIDKFIKENHFDDCGIIYCLSRMDCEKVAEKLQEFGHKAAFYHGTMDPLQRSYVQKQWSKDEINIICATVAFGMGINKPDVRFVIHHSLPKSIEGYHQECGRAGRDGLRSSCVLYYNYSDYIRVKHMLTQGMIEQSPLASVSRRNSFVSNDRVFETNIENLSRMVSYCENETDCRRLLQLIHFGEKFNPDNCKRTCDNCSKLLTWVEKDVTDIAKQMVELVISTGKQYSTSHVLEVYRGSLSQNVKKHRHDNLGLHGAGKHLPKGEASRVIRHLVVEDILVEDVRKSDIYGSISSVLKVNESKVQKLLSGKQRIILRFPAPAKASKMNKPEGTPAKGSLPMNTMTFDMGAQSTNEIDLNLSVKLYAALRMLRTALVKEAGEGVMTYHIFGNATLQQISKRIPRTKEELLEITGIGKAKVHKYGDRVLETIETTIREYRKTSRNSSSSSNDNADGTKKRRGSAGSEPGANDDDFAESTVQSKKRVAKLVNSQNGPADTTSMSAYNGRCIDIDLDGYEMESEDSVPPTRQGPPGRVLPQWLTPANQINSRIGGLFKEYAFKK
- the LOC103988081 gene encoding ATP-dependent DNA helicase Q-like 4A isoform X2, yielding MHNRTKLKSANEDKSPKVNWCNHASAFEDFSCQDKFLSSGFLFSLPTQKPQTQKNVDQMLCTRSIACEVHGSERLQLLQVEKAWKALSSMQLACRNYLIPGLTAPVQNHNKDHLRAPFTDSSNTVKNVDTSQVFKEMAQETGAQMQSSATHRVIDDHELVCTAADNLADDKFLDALDDDEILESIDVDQIVMEHYQVTATPEGFMSKQTPFTPVSSRSCTVIPDENMLPPELHESCIHGSKLALCPEAAIHLQEMKDQLIAVSNELLDNATELSPQDCENLRQKRLYLNKKIQLLEKYLCSLNQDEERQRSHSMASSTTARGFGPENPTNKYMIDPIRFNTQVHLRNETGNCMMWSSPAPSHYTDRFDAAPLEREVFAPKLQNINYVEGSGDIKWKSLDFPWTKKLEANNRKVFGNHSFRPNQREVINATMSGCDVFVLMPTGGGKSLTYQLPALISPGITLVVSPLVSLIQDQIMHLLQANIPATYLSASMEWVEQQEIFRELMSGSCRYKLLYVTPEKIAKSDVLLRHLDSLHSRGSLARIVIDEAHCISQWGHDFRPDYQGLGILKQKFPKVPVLALTATATVSVKEDVVQALGLVNCIVFRQSFNRPNLWYCVIPKTKKCLEDIDKFIKENHFDDCGIIYCLSRMDCEKVAEKLQEFGHKAAFYHGTMDPLQRSYVQKQWSKDEINIICATVAFGMGINKPDVRFVIHHSLPKSIEGYHQECGRAGRDGLRSSCVLYYNYSDYIRVKHMLTQGMIEQSPLASVSRRNSFVSNDRVFETNIENLSRMVSYCENETDCRRLLQLIHFGEKFNPDNCKRTCDNCSKLLTWVEKDVTDIAKQMVELVISTGKQYSTSHVLEVYRGSLSQNVKKHRHDNLGLHGAGKHLPKGEASRVIRHLVVEDILVEDVRKSDIYGSISSVLKVNESKVQKLLSGKQRIILRFPAPAKASKMNKPEGTPAKGSLPMNTMTFDMGAQSTNEIDLNLSVKLYAALRMLRTALVKEAGEGVMTYHIFGNATLQQISKRIPRTKEELLEITGIGKAKVHKYGDRVLETIETTIREYRKTSRNSSSSSNDNADGTKKRRGSAGSEPGANDDDFAESTVQSKKRVAKLVNSQNGPADTTSMSAYNGRCIDIDLDGYEMESEDSVPPTRQGPPGRVLPQWLTPANQINSRIGGLFKEYAFKK